The Jaculus jaculus isolate mJacJac1 chromosome 3, mJacJac1.mat.Y.cur, whole genome shotgun sequence genome includes the window acataaatgtgcATACTCacgcatgcacccacacatatacatataagcatgcatacacatacatgaacacacatacatatgcacacacacataaacatgcatacatgcatgaacagacatatacacatatactcacacacacgtgcacatatacatctaaacatgtatacacacctaCTTTTGGGGGgatgaggtggggtctcattctatcccaggctgtcctggataatggtgatcctcctacctctgcctcccgagtgctgggattaagtgtatgcgcctccacacccagcttcacacctacatatttaaaaaacccaaagtgggggctggggagattgctgagtggttgaaggcacttgcttgcaaagcctgctagcccaggtccgattccccagtactgacataaagccagacgcacaaggcggcacaggcatctggagtttgtttagtggCAAGTGCCTCTAGCATTCCCATGTTCATTCTCCCTCTCggcttagaaataaataatgtatttttaaaaatccgaTGTGGACATCTCAGTGCCTGGCATTTAGCAAGCTTTATGTTGTCAACAAGATTTTGTTGTGTCTTTGCTTTTGCCCCTGATTCCTCTATTGTTTTCCCTGTCCGCTGCTGTCCTGATGGAGGACAGTTTCCTGACTGGCCTCTGGTCTACTGCGCACTCTCACAGCATGGCAATCTTCACGAGGCATTCAGTCACTCCTCTACCCAAGGGCCTAGCTAACCCGACCGAACACCCCTTGCTATGGGGCAGAATGCGTACCCCTCAGTGTGACCTCACAGGCTCCGTCCTCCCTGCAAAGCCCGTATAGGCGTCACTGTAGCCATCGGCCAGTACTCCTGCTGGTCTTTGCGTTTGAAGTTCTTTCCCCAGCAAACATCCCTCGAGGCTGCTTTCCTTTCTTCGTTCAGGCCTCGGTTCAAATGCGGGAGTGCCGTGACCTGAGCCACTTCTACCCGCGCCGCCTTGCCTCCCGTCTCCCATACCTTAGCAGCGTTCACCATGGCCTTGTTGACTTGTGTGCCCAGACAGTGGCttactatctgcctcttccctcctAGACGTGGACCTTCAGGAGATCAGAGACCTTGTCCGTGGCCACTGTCCACTCCTTAGTATCCATTCCTAGGTCCGGACCCAGAAGACActcaaaacaattattttattttatttttctttatttatttgagagagagagagagagagagagagagagaattagagtgccagggcctcagcccctgaaattgaactccagacacttgcgccacctagtgggcatgtgagaccttgcgcttgccgcacctttgcacatctggctaatgtgggatctggagagttgtacatgggtccttaggtttcacaggcaagcaccttaactgataatccatctctccagcccaaaacacgcctctaatcccagcactcaggaggcagagggaggaggactgccgtgagtttgaggccagtctgagactgcatagtgaattccaggtcagcctgggctagagtgagaaaaggaaaaaatacactGGACAAGTGCTTTTAAATTCTGTATAACTGTGGAAAACCACTGCTCGTCGGAAGTGTGCTTCTGAGTTTGTCTATGCTGTCTTCTTGTGAGGCGTTCCACCAGAGGCGGGTTCTGTACCAGGTCTGGTGCGCCGCTCTGGaaagggttcaagtccccaggtccCAACCCCCCTCAAAAGGGAGGAACTTGAGTCCGGGTTCTAGCCACGCAGTTTCTTGCTACCCTGGACGGCCTGGTTCCTTCATGAGATAGGAGCCATGGGGGTGAGGGTAGGCTAGCTGTGGGGGTCCTTGCTAAACACAGGATTTGAAGGGTGGAGAGGAGGTAGGCTGTGCGCAGACGTGAGCTCACCCCGTGGGGCAGCCCTACTCCATTGAGTCAGTCTCAGGATTTGCTGTTCTGGAGTTCTCTTATTCTTGTCATCTCTATCCCCCCTTCCCCTCTATAGGCTAGCTCCCTGCCAGGCCTTGCAAGAGCCTTTGGCAAGGCTACTAGCTACAAAATAATCTGGGTGAGttatctccccttctctctctgtccttccctccctccccctctttcttttcctctccctctttttctttctaattccttcctcttcattttttttttttttaagaagccatTTCAATCCAAATCACCAGGAGGAGAGTGGAAAGAGGACTGCGGAGTGCAACTCTCAGGAAATGGAGCTGCTTGCCTAGAATCCAGCCCAGCTTTCCTCGCGGGAAGGTTGTGCAAGATCTGCGTAAGTAACCTTGCCCAGGCCCCTCCCAGTTATGCAGAAGAATCATCTGGATTGTCTTGTTTTCAGACTTGGAAATTACTTCTCCATCCCCCGGCCCCAGATACACATGTGAAAACGTAAAGGTTATTTCACTCTGAATAAACTGTGGGACATTTAGAAAACGAAGGTGATTTCTGGGCCTTTTTGGTGCCTGGTGACGGTGTGTGTTTGTGGGCCAGCACAGAGGGCAGCTCATGCCGCCCATGGATCCCCTCGTCCCAGGTCTCTCTCCAGCGCTCCCGAGACCCTCAGAGTGGAGAGAGAAGTGAAAAGACCAGGCAGCTAGAGAGGACTCTCTGGGGAATAAGTAAGCTGTGACTCCTGTCCTCAGGACAGAGTGGATACTGGAAAGATAAACACACAGTGAAAATGATGCTCACTGCTCTGCTGGGAGGGTAGGCTGACAGAGAATCTACGCTTGTCTGGTTTAGGATGGAGACGTTGTCAGAGAAGGCTTCTCAGAGAAGTGGAATGGAAGCCAAGACAGGAAGAAGCTCATCAGGCCAAGGCGTGTGTGGACAGTGAAGGCCACattattctcccccaccccccacggcCACTGTCCTCTCCAATATATGAGCAAAGGAAGGTCTGTGCAGACCACCTGTAGAGAGGACTCAGAACTCTTCTGTTTCTTCTGGTTGGTGGAGCAGACAGAGGGGCTTACGGTGTTTGTGTATGTGCGGCAGAGACTATTTAAAACTTTcactaagggggctggagagacagcttagcagttaaggagcttgcctgtgacacctaaggacccatgttcaactctccagatcccacgtaagccagatgtgtaaaggtgaggcaagcacaaggatgcacatgcccactaggtggcacaagcatctggcattctatttcagtgactgaggccctggtgcaccaattctctctctttgtctctctggagggatggcttagtggttaagcgcttgcctgtgaagcgtaaggaccccagtttgaggttcgatttcccaggacctgtgtaagccagatgcacaaggtggcacatacatttggagtttgtttgcagtggctggaggtctggcatgcccattctctctctctctgcctctttctctctctgtctttcaaataaataaaaaataaacaaaataattaaagaaaaaaagtttgtaTGGGGTGCCACAAGTGCACATACATGTTCTTATACCACACACTAcattacacacaaacacaaaagtaCATTGTCctgagctgggtatgatggcgcaTGTCTGTCCATACagtactggggagactgaggcaggaggatggcaagttctgggccagcctggattccaaggtgagatcctgcctcaaaaaccgaAATAGGgctgggagctggctcagtggttaaaggagcatgcttgcaaagcctgatggcctgggttcgattccctagtaccacgtaaagccagatgcacagagtggtgatTATGTCtggaatcatttgcagtggccctggcatgcctagtctctctctctctctctgcttgcaaatcaatgaataaattatttttaaaaaaccctgaaactagggggctggagagatatctcctCAGTGCCGTGTggacaggcatgcaccattatgcctagCTCAAGACaatgtgcttttttatttttaaggtgcttgtaggcaaagccaaaggacccaggtttgattccccagtacccacataaagccagatgtgctaggtggtgcatgtgtctggagtttgcagtggctagaggccctgacatgttcattctgtctttctctctttctacctctttctctctctcaaataaatgaataaaaatatttagccgggcgtggtagcgcacacctttaatcccagcactcaggaggcagaggtaggaggattgccatgagttcgaggccaccctgagactccatagtgaattccatgtcagcccaggctagagtgagaccctacctcgaaaaaccaaaacaagaaaataataaaaacctacaGCTAAAGTACAATGCCCCTATCAAAGTCACAGGCCCAGCCTAAATTCGAGGTAAATGTGAAGCTCAAACTTAACACTAGGAGCTGGAGCTGTCTGGAATGACTGACTAGTTTGAGGGAGGTAGCCCATTGATGGTAGAAGGGCAGCCCGTCCTTCCACCACCTTCTTTGTGAGCCCCTCTACCTTGTCTCCAGCATCACGATCCTCCCCTTAGAAACCGTCTCTAGGGGGTGACACCCTTTGACAGAGTGGCAGGTCCTCCCTTGGGTCCCATGACGTAGCACCtgtccttctcctcccttccagcCCCTGGTCACCTTCTCAGCATCCTGAACTCTTGCCCACCAAGCAGGGATGTTGGAGAACTGTCATCACTTATGCCAGAGAGCAATGGTGGTGTGTCAGGAAGAGGGCGAGGCTGTtgttgagagaggggagagggctcCCCGCCGCTCCGTTGGCAGGAAAACCATTCTGGGTCTTCTGCACTGCCTCCTCCACCTAGCCTGGTCTGGGGACATAGTGGCAAACAGACCTCAGGACAGGGGTCTGAGGACATTTCTGCGGGTGAGACAGAAGGCAGCGGCGAGACTGGGTAGCTTGGAACCACCCAGAGATAGAGGACCTAATGCTCTTCCAGACAACTTCccaggctttcttttctctctccccaggGAGCTGACAGAACCCACCAAGAAAAATTTTGAGGCACCACAGGTTTATAAATCTATCCCccaaatttcaaaataaagataCATGGATAGCACTTAATTACACTCTAGGCACCACGCTACGTGTTTTGCCAACACTGACTTTACCTGGGAGGGCGTCATCCCAGGTTCATCTTACGGACTAGGAACTGTGGCTAAATGGGACGGCGGGTGTCTTTCCCCAGAACTCAGCAGTGCCATGTGACCTCCTTTTGAAGCCTGGAAGCTGCAGCTGTGAGGAGCCCCAAGTCACTGTCACCCCCTGGCTCTTCACCCCAAAGTAAGACTTCACTTCAGCAGGAGGCGAATCTACTCATCACTGTTAACTTGGGCAAGTTGCTCCTTCTAAGAATTGCCTAGTTAGAAAATTGTTCTTAGCTTGATCCTTCTGTTTTccacacaatttcttttttctgtgtctcCCTATATCATGTACATAATTATATACATGTTACATCATAGacatcatgtacatatacatcATGTGTATATGTACCAAGAAACATACATGGGTGTTTGTCTTCTTCGTTGGGAACATTTTAGTTAAGGAGTATTTAACATGAAATGATGGCTAGCTTTGGGAGTTAAGAGAATAAACAGAGGAGGAATGTCCCTTAAAGCTCAGCAAACACAATAATCCCCACAAAAACAACCACTAGtatttaaacaaagaaagaataataaataaaagagagaaaaacctaCATGGCACACGAATGAGCAAGGCTGACATTTTCTCTTGCTGAAAGTTGAGCTGTGGACTGATCAGCTACTTGGGACACTGGGCAGTATGTACAATGGCCATTGCCACCACTGGATATCTTTCCTTTGTGGATCTTGGCCATCGGGTGGAAATTGTCATTGACAGGACCAAACACTTACTCCCTGGTGAGCGTTAGCCAACGTCCAGGGACACTGAACGCTGACGGGCAAGGCCACATCAGCCCACGATGACCCTGCCGTCATCACCCCTGGCACAAAGGATGTCACGGGAAGTGAGTGGGGGCGAGGGCTCTGACAACCACACCCTTCATCCCTGGTAGTTTTGTCCGAAGAAATGTCCCGTGAGCTGGTTTAGTGGCACTTTCTGTCTTCCCACTGCTTCCTGAAAACCCTTTGGCCACGACACTCTGGAGAAAGCAGAGGGTGGGGTTATGATAACACTGAGAAGGGAATTCCTGTGTTTGGAAGGTTCCAGTGGGCTCCCTGGACTAGACTTTCTCCCATCCTGCACAACACTggccctctcctcttccttctcttcgaATGGGATGGCAAATCCCGACAGGGCGGCTTTGTGGCCAGTGGGAATTTAGAAAGACCTCGTGCTTGCTTTCAAGCTCTTTTCTTGCCATCTTGGTATTTCTTTtctctggggggggggcatgcttcctgccactgcaaatgaactccaaacacacatgaCACATTCACATCCAGCTtttcatgggcactagggaatcgaatccaggctgtcaagctttgcaagccagcacctttaaccaccgagcaatctctccggcccatCTTAACACTCGGACCCATATGCGCATCTCACAAATGACAAGGCCAGTTCTGAAGTACAGAGTCCTGGCGACCTGCCATGTGGGACAGGGTGGCTGCTGCTCTCGGGGCCTCTATCCCCACCTGTGAAAAGGAGCCAGGAGAAGAACGGTTGTCACTTTAAGCGGCTTTCTTTGCTCCGGGATCATTCATGGGAGATATTTAGAACTGCCTAACTACCCCGTTTTCTACAGAAAACAGCCGAATCTCAGTGGTTTGGGGGTCTCAGAGCACCGCTACCATCCCCAATTCTCTGTATACGTGATGCCCATGAGGCAGGACAGGCAGGATGAGGGAACGACCTAATCTTCATCTGTACAGCGATAATAGTGCTCTGGATAGCTCTGGGGCGGAGAGAAAGGACACTCCTGGGTGGGTTCTTGTAGCAGACGCAGTACTTGATTCTGTGCAAATGTTACTCTTCTTGCAGATCAAGGCACTTTCATCCCCATTTCTAGGCTCAGGGAAGCGATGTGATATAGTCAGTTACTCAATTAATTTGTAATGAACCCAGGATTTTAACCTGCTCCTATGAATTCAAGAGGGAATCTCTGCACGAATCTGAGATTCTGTATGATCCTAAGTGCCAGGATTTCTGGAGGGAGAAGACCTAAGTGAGTATTTTTCTGCCTGGCGGGAGGCTGTGAATGGCCTGGCCTTCCAGAGACCTGTTCCCTGACTTGGCTGAGATTTGAGTGTCTAGTTATGCACATGGCCACAAGGTGGCGCTGCAGGCAAGGGGCCTACTtactgaggctggaagccctggcgcgcccattctctctctctctctgtctttctctctgtgtctgtcgctgtcaaataaataaattaaaaaataaataaataaataaaaacggaCCAAAAGCCAGGCCAGGGTGCAAGCATTCCCCATGGGGAAATACCGGCCTTGCTATGTGAGGATGCCTGTGCCCCCACTCATGTAGGAATGCTAACCCcactctgttgttttgtttttgacttttttgttgttgctatctttttttttttttttttttctgaggtagggtctcactctagcccaggctgacctggaattcactatgtagtcccagagtggcctcaaattcactgcaatcctcctacctctgtctcccaagtgctgggattaaaggcgtgtgccaccacacccggctgtttttaatttttaaatacttatttatctgggagtgagagagagtgtcagatagagaacgggcatgccagggcctctagccactgcaagcgagccccaaatgcacgcaccaccttgtgtatctggctcatgtgggtactggagaatcgaacttgggtccttatgcttggcaagcaagtgcctcaaccactaagccatctctcctgctcagttgagacagggtctcatggagcccaggctggcatcaaggTCATGGTGCTACGGCATCAGGAGGGTTGGTGGTGCTGGTTCGTAGCCCCACGCCCTCGCCCCAGTTTGTAGACGGGAAGCAGAAGCCTGTCTTCAAAGCCTTTGCCTTTCACTCTTTGCCCTTCAAGACTCCTGGGTGCAAAGGCACTCGAGTCTCCTTCCACAAAGAGGGCCTCAGGAGGATCCGGGCCTCCGGACAGTAGGAGCACAAATTTTCCTCACCTCTCTATCTGAAGTCTCTGCCAAGGGCCTCGGGGGATCTGCAGAGTGAGTGGCTGTGCCTTTGTGCAGGAACGCACAGGACTGAGGCTCTCTTCATGCCTGGGCTATGCCCAACACTCACCAACAGGTAGGTGGCAGCCTCGAGTCAGGGACTCTGGTAGGTCTCACTGGGGCAACCGGACTGGCAATTATGACCCAAGTTCTGGACTCCGCCATCGGCCCCTCACCTGAGACCTCTTGTGAGTGCCAGTCTCCTTGTTCTGGTCCACTTGTCTGGAGCCGCTTGGCTCCTCCACGGGGTTCTCagctattccctccctctcccaggaCCAGGGAGTTCCAAAGGTTGTTCGTCAGCTCAGGTCCAGGGCGGCTGTCAACAACAGCTTGGTGGTGAAGACCCAGGAGACGGATACTGCTGTACCCTGGCCAGTGGGCAGGATGCTAGCACCAGGCCCTTGTGGAAATGAACGAGCTGTTATGGGAAGTGTGCGGACAGAAGTTATGGCATTACACAACTGAAATGCCAAGGACGACCAAGGTACCGCTGTCTTTGACAGAAGGGAGCTGGGATGGGGGGTGAGACTTTAAGGGAGCTTCCGAGGTGTGTTGGGAACCAAGTCTCTTAGGTGAGAAGGGTTTGAGGGACAAGGACAAGCCTCTGAGCTGAGGCAGAGGCGTGCAAGGGCCTGGCAAGTTCATGTGGCCAGGCGGAGGGTGGGTGGACGAGAGTTGGGATGAGGGAGGTGGATAGAGCGAGAGCTTCAGCATGAGGCCCAAGTGTTCCCAAGTGACTTCTCTCATGTCACTTGACTTCCCCAATCTTAGGACGTTCTGGGGCCTCTTTTAGGGAGAGTAAGCTGCCCAAGGTAGGGCCTACTTCATCCTGTGTCCCCTCACCCCACCGCAACCATTGTCAGTGAATGTTTCAGTGATGGAAAGAAAACTCTTCACGTGTTTATTAAACCAAGGATCAGTCAGGGGCTGGGCTGCGCTGGTGAGTTAAGACAGAGCTCTCGCTGCCCTGTGGGCATCTCTTGGTACCAGACccgatacccacataagccactgaTAGTTGGCTTCTGCCCAGCTTCCCCCCAATAGTCCCAGGATACATATTACAAAAGTGAACAAATACGTTTCTCTTCTTTTATAAATGATACACTTCCTTCCCCTGCCAGCAGAGGTGGTTGAAAGTGACAGCtcgctgaaaaaaaaaaaaaaaaaaaaaaaaaagcaacaactttTATGAAATGAGGACAAAGGAAAGATCACCCCCCAGGGACGGGAGGCTGAGATGCTGCCCCTGGGGCTGGAGTAGGACATGAACCCTGCCTCTTTCTGCCGCACTCCTGGGGGGGCCTGATAGAGCTCTTGGTCTCTGGCCGATGGGGAGACTGCATCCACCCAGTCCATTGGAGCTTACAGGCACACAGCCACCACTGCACTGACTCCTTATGGAAGCATCTAGAGGCATTATCTTTAGGGGGAGAAAAATGAGCACATTCCAGTCTTGATGCTGGGGGAACCCCACCCAAGAGTAAGAAAGTTAACAGGCTTGGGGCTGGTACACCCAAGCTTCCTGAGGCTCTGGAAAGTGAAATGATTCTGCCCATGGCACGAGGTCCTCTGTGGCCCTTACCTGTCTTGCTGTCGCTGCCAGAGATTGTGGGGAAAGGGCCCAGGCAACAGTGAGAGTGTACCAAAGGACAAGAgcaggagagaggacagagaagacAAGGAAATGCAAAGCCCTTGGTCCAGACCTGCCTCGGCTTGTGGGACTTCAGATCATCAGGTCTCCCCCTCTAGACCCTGTTTCTCCACCTGTCTCATGAGAAGGgtgggttgatttttctctgcagtcTCTTCTATAATTAAGGTTACACCCAGGATTCCATGAGAAGAGGATTGGGCCCATGGGCCCAGAGCAAAGGGGTGTATCATAAAAGAAACTGCTAGAGTGAGGAGACCCTGGGCCCAAGGGAACATTCAGCCCAGCGGACCTGAGCCAGCAGTGCAGTGATGGCTTCTACCCACCCTCCACCCATCGCGGGTAAGCTCAGCCAAGGCAAGAGGGAAGGCACTTAGGGACAAATGGGGCAGGGCCCAGGAAGGGACCAGAGTCTGGTTTGGCAATGAAGGCCCCCACTTATGGTTCATGGAGGTGGGCCACGGAGACCAAGGGGCAGACTTTGTTCTTAGATATTGGCCCCAGATGCAAAAAGCCCCCATCAGCCCATAGTTCTGTGGATGACGCGGCCACGCAGGCTTGCAGACTCCCCACTGGTCCATTAAAATAGAAGTTACTTCGGCCCCTGAGCAAACCCGGGGCAACAGTCGGTCACGTGGCCCGAGGCCACACCATTCGTCACAAGACGTCTGGGCGTCTGGCGGCAGATTCACGGATGTCTCCGCAGTGCAAGGCCACCTTGGGCACGGAGCCAGGCTGCCGGGGGTAGGTGCCCTCCCGCACCAGCCGCCTGCACTGCACATCCTGACCCACGCTGACACTCTGCAGCGCTGGGAGGTGATGCAGCAGCGTATCAGGCAGGGGCAGCAGGCTGGTGCCTGATAAGTCCAGCTCCTGCAGAGAGCCCAGGCCTGAGAGTGTCTCGGCTCCTGCCCACCGGAGCTTCGGGTTGCCCGACAGGTCCAGGACCTGTAGGCCTGACAGCTCCCGGAAGCCATGAGGCACCAGCTGGGGGACACCCTGTAGACTGGCCAATGACAACTGGGTGAGGCCTGTGAGCCCCGTGAAGGCACCTGGACCGATGGCTGCCAGAGGGTTGCCGTCCAGGCTCAGGTAGCGCAGGGGCAGACCTTGGAGGCTGGGCACGGCGCGGAGTCGGTTCCAGGCCAGGTTCAGGCTCTGAATGGTGGGTGCGGGCAGACTGGACCTGACGGGACGGGGGACCAGGCGGTGAATGAGGTTGTGGGAGAGGTCCACATGCAGGGCCCGGCCCTGGCTGTGGGTGGTAAAGGCAGATAATGAGACCTCCCGGAGCCGGTTGTAGCTGAGGTTCACATCACTCAGGGGGCAACTGGCAAAGGTCTCGGCCGGCAGGGCCGCCAGACCGTTGTGGCTGAGGTCGAGTGACTCCAGGTAGCGCAGGCGGGAAAAGGCGGTGGGCGAGATGCTGGTGAGCAGGTTGTGGCTGAGGTCCAGGCCAGCCAGCGTGGTATAACCTGGTCCTGCCAATACGGATTCATTCACTGTTTCCAGTCGGTTGGAGGACAGATCCAAGTGGGCGGTATCCAGGGGGATGGGCACGGGGACAACGTGGGGGCCCAGGCCACTGCAGTCCACACGGGTCAGACTGAAGCTGTCAAAGAGGCCGAAGGTCTCCACCTCACACTGGCACCCAGGGAAGCATGGCCGGGTTGTCTGGGCTCCGTCcacagccagcagcagcagcagcaggggcggCAGCAGGGAGCGCGGCATGGTGGGGGCTGGATGGAGAGAGAGCTGCGGGTGAGTGGACGACTCGTTGAGCACTGTTATCCCACTCCCGAAGAcatgggctcatgtgtctggtgaCAGCTACGAGTTGTCACGAATCCCGTCCTCCTCGAATACTCCTAACGTCCAGTCCCTGTCCCTCTCTGGTCTTTTTGGGTGCAAGTAGCAGAAGCCCTTAGAGCCCCGGGACCTGCCACATGTGTTAAcgaatcctaccttgaaacccactAGACCAGatgttctttgttgttgttgttgcttatttttatttatttgagagcaacagagagagagagagagagagagagagaaaggtagatagatagatagagagaatgggtgcgccagggcaaccagccactgcaaacgaactccagacgtgtatggcccctgtgcatctggctaacgtgggtcctggggaatcgagcctcgaacctggatccttaggcttcacaggcaagcacttagctgagccatctctccagccccagatgttcTTTTGCTTGGGGGACCCTGCCAGGGATTGGCTCACAGCGCAGAGGTCAGGGCCTGGGTGCCTCAGGGCACGCGGTCTCCTTTCACCTTCACAGCTTCCTGCAAGGCCGATTTCTTGTCTTCCTTTCGCCACGAGGGAACggacactcaggaggctgagagacTTGCCCACAGCCTGGGCTGAGTACTTGCCGTCTAAGCTGACACAGGAAACAGGGTCTCCTAACGCAGCCTGACAGGGGCTGCGCCCACTTCTCCTGCAGCGACTTGTGTCCATTCTACCACCTTGACTTGACCTCCGGAGGCCCCACCCTCCCTTCCAACTGGAAACCTTGTATCTAGGCTCCAAAATAATAGGCTTGGAGGGGGGCACCCACCCAAGCCCCTACCTACTTTCCCTTTGCCTACTCTCAACCCACATAACTctccggcctttttttttttttttccccgaggtagggtctcactctggcccaggctgacctggaattcactatgtagtctcagggtggcctcgaactcacggcgatcctcctacctctgcctcccgagtgctgggattaaaggcgtgtgccgccacgcccggctttctccaGTCTTTTATTTAACCCTGAACACATAGCTGCCTCGTTACCGTATtgtacagatgaagaaacaggcCCAGAGAGGCGCCTGACCCTCGAGCCCACATGCTGAGCACCACCCAGGCCCTTGCTCTCGCCCCCGAGCAGAGCAGGGTTCATCCCAGGCCTGCTCAGTTCCATCTCCTCTTTTCTCATGTGCTGCCTCCAGCGGGTCCGCTGGCTAGAGGAGAGGGCATGGGCACACATTAGGATGCCATTTCCCTTCCCAGACCTCCGATTCCCTCCACTGCCACATACGCCAGACACTCTACTACTACGTAAGTGGTCACATCTAAGGGTCACGTGTACCCACACTGGTCAGACTCCAAGCCTGTTAAGTCCCCAGGGCCGGGCGGTGCTGGGGTGAAACCAGAGGGTTAAACAACAGTGAGAACTTCAAAGGACACATCTGgggctgcccctcccccaccgggGGGCAGGCTTATCTGGGTGGCTGGTTCCAGGCTCCTGACCTGTCTCCCTCCCACCGGCCTCCAGGGAAAAggagtggaggtggtggtggtggtgggggctgACCACCTTCTAGACCAGGGGGTAAGGCGGGAACAGCTGGATACCATTACAGGCCCTGCATGAAACTTTAAAGGGCAGCCACTTGATCTGCACTCTGGCTCCTTCCTCCCCGGGAACAAGTGGGGCTGtgctccccagccctcccctggGCCTCTTCTTGCCACCCCTTTCTTTTGTAGAGGCCAATTTGAGGATTAAACCCAGCCCAGGTGCATCCTGGGCTTGGCCCCAGACATGGCAGGACACAGCGTTCCAATGTCTGCAGcaaaaggaaaatattaagtTACTTCAGGCCCCCCTTTGTTCCCCGGGGAGCTCCTCACCACAGACTTCATTACTGCTCCGCACCCCACCCCTCCTGCTAAGCT containing:
- the Tsku gene encoding tsukushi; translation: MPRSLLPPLLLLLLAVDGAQTTRPCFPGCQCEVETFGLFDSFSLTRVDCSGLGPHVVPVPIPLDTAHLDLSSNRLETVNESVLAGPGYTTLAGLDLSHNLLTSISPTAFSRLRYLESLDLSHNGLAALPAETFASCPLSDVNLSYNRLREVSLSAFTTHSQGRALHVDLSHNLIHRLVPRPVRSSLPAPTIQSLNLAWNRLRAVPSLQGLPLRYLSLDGNPLAAIGPGAFTGLTGLTQLSLASLQGVPQLVPHGFRELSGLQVLDLSGNPKLRWAGAETLSGLGSLQELDLSGTSLLPLPDTLLHHLPALQSVSVGQDVQCRRLVREGTYPRQPGSVPKVALHCGDIRESAARRPDVL